A region of Salinibacter sp. 10B DNA encodes the following proteins:
- the purL gene encoding phosphoribosylformylglycinamidine synthase subunit PurL, whose product MSETLPETPDVDRELAIDHGLTDREYDEICDRLGRTPTFTELGIYSVMWSEHCSYKNSTALLKTLPNEGEYLLAEVGEENAGLVDVGDGMAVAFKIESHNHPSAVEPYEGAATGVGGIHRDIFTMGARPICALDSLRFGSLEKSRVRYLFDGVVRGIGDYGNSFGVPTVAGEVVFDDAYEGNPLVNAMSVGTVRHDRTASAAADTPGLPVYVVGASTGRDGIHGATFASAEIDEDSEEDRPSVQVGDPFTEKQLLEATLEAIREGAVEAIQDMGAAGITSSAFEMSASGGTGMELHLDRVPTRETGMTPYEIMLSESQERMLVVCRPEDEEALMAIYDKWDLNAQQIGEVTNDGRVRALWHGEEVADMDPAHVAGDDVPVYERDKKRPSYLDEVHAFTPEDEGIDDVTPDTSVDMLTELLSSPTIASKAWVHEQYDTEVRTNTVVGPGPSDAAVVRVKETGKGLAVKTDCNGRYVYLNPRKGAQIAVAEAARNVTCAGGEPVAITNCCNFGNPHNPEMYWQFAEAIGGMGDACRALGTPVTGGNVSLYNEHPEGAIFPTPTIGMLGVVDDLETQPTTADLKQDGDVLFLLSPADWLHSESIGGSEYLSYVHDRTTGDAPHLDLDEEVAVQAATRALIKRGIVQHAHDISDGGLATCLAESAIHSDNLGLEVDLPDTDARLDSVLFGEAQSRVVLSVQPDDVEHLETTLADHDTVRAHRLGRVTAADSVRISVGDTSVLTTDHATLAEPYTTAIPNAVA is encoded by the coding sequence ATGTCTGAGACCCTGCCCGAAACGCCCGACGTCGACCGCGAACTCGCGATTGACCACGGCCTTACCGACCGCGAGTACGACGAAATCTGCGACCGCCTGGGCCGCACGCCCACCTTCACCGAGCTCGGGATCTACTCGGTGATGTGGAGCGAGCACTGCAGCTACAAAAACTCGACGGCCCTCCTCAAGACGCTCCCGAACGAGGGCGAATACCTGCTGGCAGAAGTCGGCGAAGAGAACGCGGGCCTCGTGGACGTGGGCGACGGCATGGCGGTGGCCTTCAAGATCGAATCGCACAACCACCCTTCGGCCGTGGAGCCGTACGAGGGCGCGGCCACCGGCGTCGGCGGCATTCACCGGGACATCTTTACGATGGGCGCCCGTCCGATCTGCGCACTCGACTCCCTCCGCTTCGGCTCGCTGGAAAAGTCGCGCGTGCGCTACCTGTTCGACGGCGTGGTGCGCGGCATCGGGGACTACGGCAACTCGTTCGGCGTGCCCACCGTGGCGGGCGAGGTCGTGTTTGACGACGCCTACGAGGGCAACCCCCTCGTCAACGCGATGAGCGTGGGCACCGTGCGCCACGACCGCACGGCCAGCGCCGCCGCCGACACGCCCGGCCTGCCCGTCTACGTCGTCGGTGCCTCGACCGGGCGCGACGGCATCCACGGCGCCACCTTTGCCTCCGCCGAAATCGACGAGGACAGCGAAGAAGACCGCCCCAGCGTACAGGTGGGCGACCCGTTCACCGAGAAGCAGCTGCTGGAAGCCACGCTGGAGGCCATCCGCGAGGGCGCGGTGGAGGCGATCCAGGACATGGGCGCCGCGGGCATCACGAGCTCGGCCTTCGAGATGAGCGCGTCCGGCGGCACGGGGATGGAGCTCCACCTCGACCGCGTGCCCACCCGCGAGACCGGCATGACGCCCTACGAGATTATGCTCTCGGAGAGCCAGGAGCGCATGCTGGTGGTCTGCCGCCCGGAGGACGAGGAGGCGCTCATGGCGATCTACGACAAGTGGGATCTGAACGCCCAGCAAATCGGGGAGGTCACGAACGACGGCCGCGTCCGCGCCCTCTGGCACGGCGAGGAAGTGGCCGACATGGACCCGGCACACGTGGCCGGCGACGACGTGCCCGTCTATGAGCGCGACAAGAAACGCCCCTCCTACCTGGACGAGGTACACGCCTTTACGCCGGAGGACGAGGGCATCGACGACGTGACGCCCGATACGTCGGTCGACATGCTCACGGAGCTCTTGTCCTCTCCCACCATCGCCTCGAAGGCGTGGGTCCACGAGCAGTACGACACCGAGGTGCGCACGAACACGGTGGTCGGCCCCGGTCCCAGCGACGCCGCGGTGGTGCGCGTGAAAGAGACCGGTAAGGGCCTCGCGGTGAAGACGGACTGCAACGGCCGCTACGTCTACCTCAACCCGCGGAAGGGCGCGCAGATCGCCGTGGCGGAGGCCGCTAGGAACGTGACCTGCGCCGGGGGCGAGCCCGTCGCCATCACCAACTGCTGCAACTTCGGCAACCCGCACAACCCCGAAATGTACTGGCAGTTTGCCGAAGCCATCGGCGGCATGGGCGACGCCTGCCGCGCCCTCGGTACGCCCGTCACCGGCGGCAACGTGTCCCTCTACAACGAGCACCCCGAGGGTGCCATCTTCCCCACCCCCACCATCGGCATGCTCGGCGTGGTGGACGACCTGGAAACGCAGCCCACGACCGCCGACCTCAAGCAGGACGGTGACGTGCTCTTCCTGCTGTCGCCCGCCGACTGGCTCCATTCCGAGAGTATCGGTGGATCGGAGTACCTGTCATACGTCCACGACCGCACGACGGGCGACGCTCCGCACCTCGACCTCGACGAGGAAGTCGCCGTACAGGCGGCCACGCGTGCCCTCATCAAACGCGGCATTGTCCAACACGCGCACGACATTTCGGACGGCGGCCTGGCCACGTGCCTCGCCGAGTCGGCCATTCACTCCGACAATCTCGGACTTGAGGTCGACCTGCCCGACACGGACGCCCGTCTCGACAGTGTGCTCTTCGGAGAGGCCCAGTCCCGTGTCGTGCTCTCAGTCCAACCGGACGACGTGGAGCACCTCGAAACGACTCTGGCCGATCACGACACCGTGCGGGCGCACCGCCTCGGCCGGGTTACGGCGGCGGACAGTGTGCGGATTTCCGTCGGAGACACATCGGTCCTCACCACCGACCATGCCACGTTGGCCGAGCCGTACACGACAGCCATCCCGAATGCCGTGGCCTAA